TATTGCAGCCTGTCTGCAAGCCAGGTCTCGATCGGAGTGCCATCGGCCAGGGTTAGAACCAGCGCCGTGGCGACGGTGTCGGTTGGGTCGTTCATGCGCCTCAGACAGGCCATGACATAGATGGCTTCGGCAGTCCCCAACAAGCCGGAACGTGGGCTGGCTGACGGGATGCCCCAGCGCGTGAGCGACGTGACGGCAAATTCGACCTGGTCGTTGTAGCGACACAGCACTCCGACATCGCCGGCCTGAATCGGACGGAGCTCCTTGGTGTCCTTGTCTTCGACCTTAACCCCGGACTCGAGCAGCTCGCGGATGGCCTGGCCAAGGCCTAGGTAGTCCGAGTCGTTTCGGCTGCTCTCGAAGTTCCAGTTCAACAGCGCGGGCTGGTCCGGGATGTCCTTCCGCAGAGGCTGCAACCGAACCTGCTCAGGCGTCAGGTCGGGCTCGAACGCAGAGTTGAATACACTATTAGTGAGCAAGACCTGGCTTTCGGTGGAGCGCCTGGAGGTGTCCAGAGCCTTCCCTATGACTCCGCCCCAGCCCTTGATGGCGCTGAGAACGCCGGAAATGAGGCTTGAGTCAGTTCCGCGGAAGCCGTAGATAGCCTGCTTGGGGTCGCCGACCCACACCGACTTCTTAGCCAGTTTGGCCAGCTCGACGAAAAGCGCCAGTTGGAGCGGGCTGGTGTCCTGGAACTCATCGACCATGATGAGATCCAGTTCTGCTGCCAACACTTCACGGACGGCTGGCTTTGTCCTCAATGCACGTAGCAGCAACACCTCTTGGTCGCTGAAGTCGACTGCACCCAGCGCCTTCTTGGCCTGCTCGTAGGCGTCGAGAACGTCGGCGGCCAGCTTGAACACCTTGTCAAGGTACCGACGGACCTCGGCATGAAAGGCCGGGTGAGACTCGTGGGCCTGAGCTGCGGACTTGACTGGTGCCACGATATCCCTGACCTTAGCGCCGGCGTCAAACCCTGCTGCGCCGATCCAGTCGGGCCAGCACCAGCGTCCTTCACGGAAGAGGCGATCCAGTTTTTGCAGCCCGTCGAGGCCTTTTAAGAGGTTGTCTGCAACTTTGGCGCCGACAGCCTGCTGCTGTTCTACGTAGGCGGTTACTTCTTGGTGCGCCTTGGCCAGCGCGGTGGCCAACGCCATGGTCGGGTTCAGCCCCGCAGTTGGAACAGGCCAGTTCGCGAGCATAGCGTCCGCGTTCTGAGTACCCATCACGCGAAGCGCCCCTGGCTCAATGTCGTTATCGAGCGCGGCCTTGACGACAGCCTCAACAGTCTTGGACCAGTCCGCCTGTTCGATGCCGAACCGCTCTGTGAGCCAAACTAGTTCCGCTTGTGCGTCGGCATCCATCGACTCGGCCAGCGTGGCTTTGAGCAGTCTCTTGGATTGACCTTCACCCAGGACAGTCTGGTCGGGAGACAGGCCCAACTCGAAGCAGAACCGCTTGAGCATCTGACCGCAGACACTGTTGACGGTGCCCAAGCGGGCTTGGCCTATGGCGGTGGCGAGGTCGATACGGCCCTTTTCAAGAAGCCAGGAGCGGGCGCGTTCGCGCAGCTCGGTAGCGGCCTTCACCGTGAAGGTCGTGGCCAAGATGGCGTGAGGCCGTGCCGTGCCAGATTCGAGGGCTTGTGCGAGAGTTTCGGTCAGCTTGTAGGTCTTGCCACTGCCGGCACCTGCGCTGATGAATTCGATGTTGTTCATCACTTCCAGCCTCCCAGCAAGATAAGGTGGTCTCGGTCCCATTTGCTTGGACCGTTGACCGGAAGGGTTCCCTCAGGGCCCTGGTACTCGTCGTTCGGATCTTCCGGAACGACTTCGATGGTCCCGGCGTCCAGCTGCTGCTTGCGCCACTTCCAGGTAGAGCGCGCGCGGTCCAGTAGATTGGAGACGGTTACGCCGTCCGGCGGTCTTCTGACTTGCGCTTTTGGGAAGATGTCGGCAGCGGTGATGTACAGCCCGCCACTTTCCAGGATGAAATAGCCAAGCGCGGCGGGTGCGATACCGCTTGTTTGCTCTATGAGGCTGGAGTAGAGCGCCAACTGTAGGTGCTCGCCAGAGCGAAGCAGCCCGGCGTAGTAGGTATCGCCTCTCCACTTTATGTCCACGGCGACAGTTCGCTTGTCACCAAGCGTGACCAAGAGGTCAATTTTGCCGATCAGCGGGACTGCTCCCAAGGTTCCTCTGAACTCCACCTCCGTCTGAACCTGAACGGCACCAGCGAGCCTGAGGTGATCGAGGAGACTGCAGATGGCTAGTTCGCAAACCTTCCGGAAGTGCTGCTGCGTTACCCCTGCACCCTGCATGAGTAGTACAGCGCCTTCAGTCAGCAAGAGCGAGTCTGCTTCGGCGCGGAACCACGCAACGGCATCGGAGTTTGACAAACTCAAGGCATCGTTGTGCGCGAAGAGTTTCTCGAGCACCCGATGAGCGAGGATACCCAGCAGGCGGTTGTCCTCATCCACCGCCAGGACGGAGGTCGGATCCAGCTTCGCCACTCGTTTCAGAACGAATAGGGCTGCGTCATTGAAGAGTTCGTTGAGCGTAGTGAACGACTGTAAAGCGTCGCCGAGCTGCACGGGATGAGGGAGTTGGATGTGTCGTGGAGTAGCGGGCAGCGACTGAGGTGCAAGCACCTCGGCGGTTACCCCGAGAAGTGTGGAGTCGAGTGCAATGTCCAGGTCAAGCGAAGCGGACTCGATATCCGGTACGAGCTTCTTAAGAAGCTGGCGAATCGGATGTACTTCTGTACCGGGGGGAGGGCAGACGATGATGAATCTTTTTCTCGCAGCAAGTAGTGGCCGCAGCCACTTCAGTGCTAACGATACAAGCTCACGCGCCGGGTCTCGCAACTGCACACCTAATTGAGTAAGAGCGTTCACCTCGGCAGGAGACCAAGGCAGAGGCGAGGGCAGGGCAGGCGTAGATGGCATCCACCAGATCACCTCATCAGCTGCTTCGATGCACGCGGCTGCCGTGCTGGTCGAGCGCATGCAACCGACATGGGAAACCGCAGCGGGGTTGGTTGCCCCGGCGGGCGTGGCGTGGGCGACCAACTGCTCGACTTGCCGAGGCAGCACCGTGGCCAACCCTTGCCGAGCCAGCTCGATCAATGCTTCATGGACGGCCGCACATTGGCTATGCGCCGCCGTAAAGCTCGCCGCATCAGCGGATTCACCTGAGAGGCGAAGCCGCATAGCCTCCTTCATCCGGGCGACGCGAGCAATCAGTGCATCGACCGGCACTCCATC
The Pseudomonas hygromyciniae genome window above contains:
- a CDS encoding UvrD-helicase domain-containing protein — encoded protein: MNNIEFISAGAGSGKTYKLTETLAQALESGTARPHAILATTFTVKAATELRERARSWLLEKGRIDLATAIGQARLGTVNSVCGQMLKRFCFELGLSPDQTVLGEGQSKRLLKATLAESMDADAQAELVWLTERFGIEQADWSKTVEAVVKAALDNDIEPGALRVMGTQNADAMLANWPVPTAGLNPTMALATALAKAHQEVTAYVEQQQAVGAKVADNLLKGLDGLQKLDRLFREGRWCWPDWIGAAGFDAGAKVRDIVAPVKSAAQAHESHPAFHAEVRRYLDKVFKLAADVLDAYEQAKKALGAVDFSDQEVLLLRALRTKPAVREVLAAELDLIMVDEFQDTSPLQLALFVELAKLAKKSVWVGDPKQAIYGFRGTDSSLISGVLSAIKGWGGVIGKALDTSRRSTESQVLLTNSVFNSAFEPDLTPEQVRLQPLRKDIPDQPALLNWNFESSRNDSDYLGLGQAIRELLESGVKVEDKDTKELRPIQAGDVGVLCRYNDQVEFAVTSLTRWGIPSASPRSGLLGTAEAIYVMACLRRMNDPTDTVATALVLTLADGTPIETWLADRLQYLATDGVRSHEWLTKGDSAHPLLARLEELRPTLMALTPQEVLRLAAAESQVVRLVGQWSTSPHESRNRLSNVEALVELGKTFEDECVAAKRPATVSGMLRWLDELASAEDDNRAISEDNSVSVLTYHGAKGLEWPIVVLTSLDATARSSLWGVRARTVGGFDPQQPLANRFVHCWLKTWGKRSQPQAALNAEASATGQAMQAEALAENKRLLYVGLTRARDMNVAVSFVRKSGAGRAWVGEIQGAADLLFGDSGTIAIPDGQQLSRLSRSWNKDDCSTEPPAKASEACRWFTARPRVQAEPLWHRPSSASGGTFKVVETDAVGVRLSLAGKPDMASLGTALHLCIARAGVLGGISAPDVERILITWAVAHSVDKEAVCAQARAFQAWVAKRWPACPVYVEVPIEANGPNGTRIRGRIDLLVELPDSWILMDHKSNPGGSARDEDLVAEHGPQLESYGHALLNATGKPVSERWLYMPVAARAVRLC
- a CDS encoding PD-(D/E)XK nuclease family protein — protein: MNRLLDFLTHPVGPFSRPARGRLARAVAKQPGIGSEAWTAAKAKIAAGNDAQEVADEITFWLESERWSRTDGVPVDALIARVARMKEAMRLRLSGESADAASFTAAHSQCAAVHEALIELARQGLATVLPRQVEQLVAHATPAGATNPAAVSHVGCMRSTSTAAACIEAADEVIWWMPSTPALPSPLPWSPAEVNALTQLGVQLRDPARELVSLALKWLRPLLAARKRFIIVCPPPGTEVHPIRQLLKKLVPDIESASLDLDIALDSTLLGVTAEVLAPQSLPATPRHIQLPHPVQLGDALQSFTTLNELFNDAALFVLKRVAKLDPTSVLAVDEDNRLLGILAHRVLEKLFAHNDALSLSNSDAVAWFRAEADSLLLTEGAVLLMQGAGVTQQHFRKVCELAICSLLDHLRLAGAVQVQTEVEFRGTLGAVPLIGKIDLLVTLGDKRTVAVDIKWRGDTYYAGLLRSGEHLQLALYSSLIEQTSGIAPAALGYFILESGGLYITAADIFPKAQVRRPPDGVTVSNLLDRARSTWKWRKQQLDAGTIEVVPEDPNDEYQGPEGTLPVNGPSKWDRDHLILLGGWK